The Mangifera indica cultivar Alphonso chromosome 19, CATAS_Mindica_2.1, whole genome shotgun sequence nucleotide sequence GAACATGATCCATGTAATTCTCTTTCATTACGTGCGGCATGCTTGCTTTCCACCTGTTGTCCACCGCCATACTTCCACCAAGAATGTGTTGATGGATTTGGAGTACGAAGCTCATGTTGGACTCAAGGCTCAATGAACAGATTGTCACACTTCACTAATTGGCAAATAAGTTTCAGTCAaatttacaatataaatattaacatatccAGTTGAATGGCAAGACAAGAATAAAATTTCTTCAGGCCGTGGTAATTCAGGGGCCCTAGACAAAATATTTGGCATTCATATCAAAAGCATAATTGGAATGAAAACTGATAGTGGATGCAAGAATCAATTTTGGGCTGCCACAGCTGCAAGAATGCATACATTTAGAAACATTAAGACTCTTGTCAAACTGCAGCAGGTGATACAAATTACAACTTAACAAACCTGACTAATATTCACAACtgtaatcaataataaaatgcaGAATTGGGCTTACAGAAATTAGGATACggtcattaaattaaataaaaagggaaaaattatgattaaaaaggaaaagtaGTAAATCTTTACTCTCTTTACTTCGGTTGTGCCTGGGTCACCTTGGACCTGATAACTCAACTGCATGCAGATTTTCTGTCGAGTCAACGATCCAATCGGAATTAGGATGTGGGGCAAGTTCCACCTCCTGCCGGAGAACTTCCACCTTTTGCCACTCATCCCACCTCTCTGCCAACCCATCACCTTCAAGCATTCTCACCACCTCTGACATCTTTGGTCGCTCCATAGGAGAGCCTTGAGTACAAAGCAGTGCAACCTGGATTAGTTGCTCCACCTCAGATCCTACATACTTATTCTGGAGATCAGGGTCAACCAACATTTCTAACTTTTTCTCCTTCAAAAGCCCTTTCACCTGATATAATTCTTACTGAAATCAGAGTCGATTTCTATGATTCCAAGGAAATtttcaacaattgaaaaaaaaaaaaaacaatctcaTCTAATAAGATTCACAAACGTACAAAATATCATATGTAAGAAGTAGAGAGTGTGCATACCCAATCAAGCAACATGACATCGTCATCATTTGCAAGTCGAGCAAGATCAAAGGCTCTTTGTCCAGTGATTAACTCTAAAAGCATAATCCCATATCCAAAGACATCAGTTTTCTCCGATGATTTTCCAGTCGATAGGTACTCCGGAGCTATATGACCAATGGTACCTCGGACAGCAGTAGTTACATGTGTATCCTTGTAGTCCATAAGTTTAGCCAACCCAAAGTCCCCAACAACAGCCTCAAACTCCTCATCCAACAAAATATTAGCTGCTTTCACATCCCTGTGAATGATCTTTGGATCACAATGATCATGCAAGTACGAAAGACCCCTAGCAGATCCCAATGCAATCCGCTTCCGTGTTGGCCAATCAAGAGGAGGTTGTGATGGAGGGCGTTCTACAAGATTCCATTAAGAAAATCACCAGTGCATATTGATGATAAACATAAGATTTGATTTTAGAAGTTCAgttttctttatgaaaattGACAAAAAGGAACCATGAAAGTAGAAAAAAGTAATTGATAAATGTAACACATCCTCAAAAGCTTTACCTCTTAAGCATGATGCAACACTTCCATTTGCCATATAAGGATAAACCAGTAGCCGCTCAGTAGGTGTCATACAAAATCCACGCAAACGAAGAAGATTACGATGCACAGCCATACTGATCATCTCCACCTCTGTTTGAAACTGCAGCTCTCCACCAGGTGTACGCTCTTCTTTCAATCTTTTTACAGCGACAAGTGAACCATCTGCCAAGCGTCCTTTGTAGACCTTGCCAAATCCCCCTCTCCCCAGAATGTTTTTATTGCTAAAACTATCTGTTGCAACTTGCAATTCTCGTAGTGAAAACCTTTTAAGCTGCCCCAGATGAACTTCAGGATCCTCTTCAGCTGCAAAGACACATAAAATTTGATGTTTCTATTCATCAGACAAATCTGAATCCACTGAAGTTTAAAGAATAACACATACCAGGAACATCAAAGAAAAATTCTTGAGGTTTTCTCCTACGCCACCAAGCAAATGCAATTGCAGGGGCTGCAAACAATAAGGCAGCACCAGCAGCAACGCCTCCAGCAATCGCCCCAGTAACACTATTCCCACCTGAAATTTTATGCATTGGAAAAAAAGAGAACACTCAAAAAACTCATTTACAAGCATCATTCTAACATTGACAATCTTTCATCATAATGTTAAAGAATTAATCAAAATCAGATGCAATATAGATTAGCAGAAAAAGATCAAATGTCAATCAcattctattatattttaaattcaaaagaatgACAACTTTGTTTTGGCTTTAAGACAAGCATAATATAGGGTGAGTAGCAATAAAGATGAACAATCTATACTGCCTATGCAAGATGAATTCTATGTAGATAATGGAGAGGATAAAGCTTCTAGCAGGTTACCTAACACATCCTTGgcaaaaaaatatggaaactgATGaactatacaaaaataaaaataaaatgtaatacaGTATAACAACATGCTTAAATGACCAAACATATTCTGAAAGCTTGGATCCATCACACCTTGTTGAAATAATTCTATCATTCTAATGGCAAGCACAATCCACAAATCAAAGGTCCAAACTAAGATAAATGATTTGATTACCCGGTGAAGAAATCGGTGGTGATGGGACAaatggaggaggaggagaaaacGGAGGAGATCCTGGGCAAGGACGCCCAGTAACCGGACCACATAGATTTATGTTGTTAGCAAAACTGCAAAAGGAAcaagttaattaataaagttCTTCACAATGCATCAGTCAAGatgattaaatttcaaattattagcAAATAACCTGATGGGAGTAAATAAGGAGAATGAGCCATTGTCTGGAACCACCCCAGAAAGCTGATTATTTGACAGATCCCTGTGCCCCACAATACAATTTGATAACatgtcattttaaaaaatcatgatGCCTCAGACAGGGATttctaaaatagaatcaaattgGCAGTTTGGCACTCACAAAACTTGAAGCGCTGAGATATTAGTCAATGACATTGGAATGGGACCAGTCAGGCTGTTGTTATTAAGCCGGCTATCCTTACACAAAATCATCcaggaaaagaaaattgttaagaACTAACCCAATCAAGGGTTATAACTAGTATTAGTATTATACAGACACCAACATATTATGCTTAAACATAAAGTgctctttttcatattttgcttttgcattacaaaatcaaaaaaGCTCTTGAATCTTTGAACAGTTGTGCTCTATGAAATCGTAAAACATAATGAACTGTCATTTTTTGAAGTATACCTTATCAAAGCCCTAATTTTGAATACCAAAATGCTAAATGAGGAACCATCTATacttcttttatataattaataaaaatagcaatatattatttctatttcaTTCAATTTATTCTGGAGATTATATATCAAACAACATACAATGAAAACAAATACAGAAAttgattattaacaaaataatattgaagaTACATAAAGAATCAAATGTGGGGTAGCATACTTACAGAAATCGCAACTTAGATAACTTTCCCAATGTCCCTGGGATGGCACCTGTGAAACTGTTCAAGTAAAGATCCAAGCTCACCAAGCTAGTCAAATTTCCGAGATCACTAGGAATGGGTCCACTAATGTTATTACTGTAGAGCTCcctgtaaaaaaatataaataaataaaaagctaaCTGTTTCTGCAAGAAAAAGGTCCAAACAAGAATAGGACATGCTTGGTATAAATGTAAATAACTAGGCTTTTAATTATTTGCATCAAATTTACAAGCCAAAGTTAAAAGATTCTCACAATGGCTGTTTTGGAAGACCAATGAGATTTGATTCAAAACCATGTTCCAAACTTGCTTGGTCTACTCAAGGGAAATAAAATCACCATCTAGATGTATTCACACAGAtggttttgaattttatttggaCCTACATAAGATATCATGCACTCTATTTCCAACTTCCCAAACAACAACTAAATCAAACATCTAAAGATGAACACTAAGGGATGAGTAAGTTAATATGAGAATATCATCTAGTTCAGCACATATAAAGGATCCATTATGTAAGCTCACATGTACATAAAAGGTGTCCCATCCTGATAGCTAACATTCATGAAACTTCCATATGTAGGATGACAACTACAAGTTTATTAGAAGACACCCTCTCATTCATCTTGAATCATGTCACATTCCAGAGATGGAACAATCggacagaaaataaaaacatttcaGTGAAGAATTTCTGCTAAACAGATTAAGTTCAAGTACCAAAAGCTGAATACATGACAATCACCTTCACGGTGGTTAACCCAAGCATGCCAACTTTGGCCAATTATCCTACAACCCCTAGGTTTGCACATGGGCTTAATTAATTCAACATAGCATCTTCAAGTGATATTAcaattttgatagaaaaatattttatgcatgTTTTGTTGAGGGTATAGCTGCCTTGCggaaatataaaaatgttaaagttTCTCTGAATCAATTCATGTATGAGGATAAAATTTCACAATctatggaaaaagaaaaatgaaacaaagatCAAGAAGTTTTTTGTTATCattgaacatcaattttttatttccgTCATACTGAATCAAACAGAGGAAAGTCTCTCACATTCCCACTAAGCagagttataatatttttttttctttttgccagATGTAATTCCTTTGATATTATACAGATACATACCAACACATTTGTTTCATTCTAACTAAAATTAGAGCCTGTTTTCTTGGACTTATCTACCGGTTAAAAGAGCTTATTGAAAGTCATaagaactttttaaattttttggttgTTCAGTTGCATTTCAAAAACActtatgaaattcaaaataagcTATTTTACAGTTTGAGCTTCTCCCATAAGCTTGGTTTTAGCTTATATAAAcagatgaaatttaaaaaatattcttactatattataaatgtaacTTGATTTATTCTTGTATATTTAAtctcttttatgtttattaataCTATAAAGCTCTTTTACAATTTTCTAACCAAACAACTAACCTCATTTTCATAAAAGCTATATTTCCATAAGCTCTACTCTAATAGGCCCTATTTGAATAAGCTGTAACAAATGGACCCTCATACTGATACCTATTCTCATCCAGTGGGTAAAATTGTCCAGAAACTAAACTAACCAATATTGACAGATTCTATTTCAAAGAAAACTAGATGAGTTTGTTCACCTAAAGGGAGGAAAAAAGTACTCCATACTTGATATCACAGATACATATCGAATTCTGACTCCAAACAGatcaatgaattttatttgCCTGTGCTCAACTACAGTTTCTACTTTCCAACAAAAAGATGAATGTAGAGTTCCTAAGCTGCAGTCTATGGAAACTTGCGACATGAGGCAAAAAGTACAACTTGGTAAAAACACAGTTTCTCAAGAAAAATAGTGATAATTTGAAATCATGAGACATATCATACAAGTACTGCAAATTCTTTAGCAATCCCAGCTGTGGAACTAGTTGACCTGACAAAGCTGCATTTCCCAAATCACTGAAAAGTGGAACAAAAACTAACATTATACAAGGTATAGTTTGcataaagaaaaatagaacaaaTATCATGTACTTGGAAGAAATCTAGGAGAACTTACACTCTTATAACACTATTATCATTATTGCAGGTGACATGAAACCAGGTGCAGGGATTGACAAGAGTAGGATCCCAACTCTGTAGAACATTATTAGGATCCTTCAAGTTTGTCCTTAAGCTATGCAATGCATCACCTGTTCCAAGATACAAGCCAATATAATAAAGCACTGACCCATGCTGTATCAAAGCCAAATCTACATGGATTATGAAAGAAATGTCATGTCTAATTTCCGCATTACTAGTAAATTCGTTACACAAACAGAATTTGGAAGCTTGAGGCAATATACTGGATACATAAAAGGTTTCAAAAAGACAAAATCTTCTAAGTTTTGAAGAAACTGATGCCAAAGGTGTCAAGGATGATGAGCATTCATGCATtgaactaaataataaaaagaacatTCTTTTAGAATTAGTGAGGGTTTAAGTCTCCCTTTGGCATGGACTGGATAGGCATGTTGAAAAGTTGCAAACTCTTGACATGGTCATTATTGTCAAAGTATCACCTACTCATCAATCAATGTATGCCAAAAGCACCCAACCACCGaagatttaaactcaaattctcaGTATTTGATGATAATAGGCCTTCATCAATAAGCATTCCCGTAAGATACATTATCAGGAAACCAAAAAGCCATTCAGgggtaataaaagaaaagaaaagaaacttttTAGGCCATAAATGGCCAAGTAAAggaattattttcttttctactaaaaattaaacatccatctcataaaattaaaattaccaacATTAATTCAGAACTACAAAGATATCAAGAACTGAAACAAAAGCATTGCCATCCATTCATTTTAACGTAAACTATTAAACGACCAACTAATAACCAATTTCTCACCAAccatatacaaaaaaaaaaaaaaaaaaaatagcaaacTTCCCGTTTTCAGAAATCAACATATAATGCAGAAACAGAGATAGAAAActccaaaaaatataaaaaagctTAACAAGAGCAtacacaaaacacaaaaataaacaaaaaaataaatcaaacaaacagACCTTCCACGTTAGCAGAAACCAGCCATAATTTATGTAACCCCAAGATCAACCAAACCAAACACACAACCCAAACCTTTACCTCCATTTGAGCTTTCAATCACTCACTATCCACAGAttcaaacaaaaaccaaagCCCCAACAACACAACATATCACTAACTAACCCACAAAACCCTAGCTCCCAAATCCCACCAAACTCCCCACCACCATTACCGCTCTAGATCACATCCCATCAAATCTTGATCCCACTCAAGCAATACCCacaaatcaaaatccaaaattttccCGAAAACAGTTGTGGGCTTTAGCAACTCGTCTACTTACTCTATTggcaacaacaaaaacaaaaacaccaaaaatgaaaaattaaaacactttccctttttctttaaaacttttattattttacttttctagTAAGTAGAGTACGCAGAGTGATAGAAAGAGAAAACAGACTGTTACTCGAGTTATGTATCTTTTTAAActtgtgttttttgtttaagCGTGCAGAAAGACAGTGGTGGGGAGGCTGACCGCTGCCCGAACGCAGTCAAAATGCCATCGCGCTACACCGTGGAAAGTGACGTGACGCTTTCGGTCaaacatttttagttttataattttgaaaagtgggGTCTACTTGATTGCTACGTAGGATATCGATCCAAATCAATATGATCTCTGATAAGTTTTCAACAACGTTTTTTTAAATCGGATCGATGAtaagttgtttctttaatttatagtttaactaatttaatcgatttaattgaaaatatatcaattcaatttattattaaattataataaataaattttatttaaaaatttataagaaataaaattaatcaagataCACATATCTATATAGAttagaatatatcatttttaagaaataataattattcatttaattttaataaaacaattaaaataaaaaagtcgtaatcttatgatacaaaaaaaacataattctgtaaattattgtgtatagaagatattttaatggatatgagatattttttcttttatattttatttttgaacttatttttctttacaaacttttaaaaatgcatttaatctaataaaaataatcaaattactcaaaaataattaaaatttcaaaaaaaaattctaaaatttgatcaaaccttGTTAAATCTGGTTTTGACTGAGTTAATGACTAAACCGTCTTTTTATATTAACAGAACCGAACTTAAAATCGGTTTTCGATTTAACTGGTTGAATCGATCGGTCCGATCTagttttaaaatcattagtttTTAGTGCTACTATTCAATGTTCTTAAAATTGGACTAATAATCGAATTGATCATCTCATTAGTTTATAATTCAACTAATTTAATGGTTTGATCAGTCTTTTaatctattatcaaattataataaaatttataaagataatatcataataattgacaaattttacacataaataggaaaaatcaaaataaagtgTGTCgatttcttaaaaatttgtaaaaaaaaaaaatcaatcaattaagaTAGCAAGACATATGGTgatgagaatatatatttttccaaTGAGTGAGAATTATTTACCTGATTTCAAcgaaataattatataaaaaaatgttttcatcctatgatacagaaaaaaaaacatacttcTGTAAGATATTACCTATATAAGATATCTCAATAGATATATAATGctcttttataaatattctaatGTCACGGTCAcataatatttcaaaactttaaaaattgacttattGTGTTATGAAACGATAAAACTAAAGTTATTTTATACTTCATGAATTAGTTATTTCAATGGATGAGAtactatttttacttttttttcattttatttttgatctttttttaaaaaaaacatttaaaattaatatagttaatataaaataattaaattactaaaaaataatcaaattttataaaatataatcaaaatttggtCAAACTCAGATCTGTTGATTTTAACTGACTTATCTAGTTCATTGATTTTGATCGGGTTTGGCCGAGTCGAAATCTAAATCAATTCTTAAGGTGAATTAGAGCAAATTTAGAGCTGATCATTGATTCAATCTGTTAAATCAGTTGATTcgatctaatttttaaaatagtgtaataataacataaataaataaacattccGGTTTctaattgaaaagaggattgGTTGATTTGGACAGGTAGATAATTAAAGTTgatttattagaataattaattaaaaataacttaatttggGATAACATAGATTTTAGTAACACTttatagttatatttatataattagtaaaatgaaactgaaaaaaattgctctaatatataagaaaattttgaacaaagTTGGCTTATATTCAAACTCAGCATGCTCCAGAGtcaaagattttttaataaaaaattaatcatctattaattaaatttttctaaaaatatattcaaagattagtataaattgtttaatgtttATGACAAAGAGTTTGTGTGTTTAGAGTTAGAGTTTgggatttttttcattataaatgttatattttttgggttaaaactTCTTAATTGTTGATGGATAAGTGATTTAGGAAGGTATTGGTTTTTactttttgtaaaaaaaattctagatttGACTGGAAAATggttaaaatgaaattttaatagacaaaataaaaaggttaaataatattttactaggTGCTAAAACTTAGTGAGaggtaattgatattttataatatggttTATAGGGGAATGTTTGACATTCTCTTAGGTGCAATGTTTAATGAGGGTAATTGCTATTTTATAATAGACattgtgggttttttttttttttaattgtactagacataatttttaatgagggttaattgatatttaactAGGTAATAAGATCGAGTAGAGTTAATTGACATTTTACAATAGGTGGAGATGGGGTTTGTCTGATATCTTATTAGGTGATTGTGCCTAAaggattaattaatatttttcactagggttaattgatatatttttggtGCATAATTGTCTTTTcaattttaagtgtttttttacttattattttcataaattgcgttttattttgatgaatgatatttgaattaaccaaagttttataaaaattttcaaagatctAGATTTGGGGTGAAAATAAATAGCACCTCTTATATAGTTATTTTGGAGTTGGGGTTGAGAGATTCCATCTCAGATCACTTTAGAGTGCAATTGATATTTTGAAGGTACAAGGATGCAATAGTAAAGATCCATAGAACGCTTACAAATACCAAAAGAAGCTTTTCCATGAGGTATGTTTATATGCCTTTCTAGATGTTGATAAGTTTATATTCAATGTTGATGTgaatctaattaaattagggAGAGTTTTCAACTAACAAACCCCTTTAGAACAAATTCGGTCAagcaagaagaaaaggaaatgcAACAAACTTACAAATGAAAATGTAAGGAAATCCAATTTTAAAGCAAGGCCACCATCAAACCAAGGCAAAGATTTgaataaaggaaataaaactCTGTTAAGAGCAATTTAAAAGTTTCATTTAAATATCATTCAAGTCTAAAGGATTACAAGTGAAAATAAGGTCATATATAGAGGTCAAATACAAAGTGGTGCAATAAACAAGTAAAGACACCTAAAAAAGGACAATACAATGTTTGACATTTGGAATAAACACATGATCATAAGTAGGAAACCTTAAAACTAGACAAAAGATgaatcttaattcaaattcaaatgttttGCTGCAAATGGAGTAAACAAGTATTTGGCTAGGAAAGTCATCCTTATCTTTGCTTAAAATGAAggtcaaaccaaatttaaatacTATGCCATGAAAGGAGTGAACAAGTGGTGGCTCATAAAGAAACTTTCTCTATAACTAATATGAAGCTCTCATTTAATGTTTTGTGACATAACTTTATTCTATTTGAGCATAGTATAATCCAAAGTTGGATTTAGGCTATTTAAGTTACCAAAGATTTAGGTTGGATCGGTGGAGCCTAATTGGAGTGAGTTGGGTTGTTTGCAAAGCTATCCTTCACCTTAGTTTGGGTTGAATAAAGATTTGTTGATAACTTTGGTTTTGAATCCATGCCAATTGTTGTATATTCATTTTGTGCTCTTTTGGTAAATAAATAAAGGGGACCATTCTTTTGAGTTTTGGTTTCGATCAAACAGAGTGGATGTTTGCCATTGGAGTTTGTAATGGTCACGAGATTGAGCTTTAGTCATTGCATTGACATCTAATCTTTTGTGTCAGTGTTAAGGGCAAATAGAATCAAGAAGACATTTTCTTGGATAAGGTTTTGTTAGCTATGAGAAATTGATTATAGGTTTCAAGGAAACTTTATAAGGGATGACGGTGAGGGCATCGTTAAGCTCatcttaatgaattttttacacTATAGATCATTGGgtacatataataaaaagatgatTCTAGATTGCCTTCTTATGTTGGTAGACAACCTAACAACTTTTAACAATAATGGTGGGGTTTCTTTGTTTAGAACATGATAATAGGCTCTAAGAAAAAGGTTGTACAAAGGAAATATAAGAATGTTGCTTGCACTCATTCTTAGCTATGAGAAATTGATTATAGTTTTCAAGGAAACTTTATAAGGGATGACGGTGAGGGCATCGTTAAGCTCatcttaatgaattttttacacCATAGATCATCGGgtacatataataaaaagatgatTCCAGATTGCCTTCTTATGTTGGTAGACAACCTAACATCTTTTAACAATAATGGTGGGGTTTCTTTGTTTAGAACATGATAATAGGCTCTAAGAAAAGGTTGTACAAAGGAAATATAAGAATGTTGCTTGCACTCATCCGTCATGTGCAAAGGTCCCTTTGACATGACGTTATACCTTGATGAGCTTTCTTGTAGTATTCTAGGTAATCATTTCccattattgtatttgatttagGGTGATCATTTGATGTATATGTATGAATTTGCTAACAACATCAATTTTCCCTACATGGGTGTGGATTCTAGTTAATAAAGATAAGTACAAAAAAAACATAGGTATGAGAAACATACTAGTACGATATGGTGAAAGTCATTCAGAGTAACCTACTCAAGCTTTgctttttgtatataaaagtttttcCCAACAAAAAAAAGCTAGTTAGCCT carries:
- the LOC123203347 gene encoding somatic embryogenesis receptor kinase 2, with product MEVKVWVVCLVWLILGLHKLWLVSANVEGDALHSLRTNLKDPNNVLQSWDPTLVNPCTWFHVTCNNDNSVIRVDLGNAALSGQLVPQLGLLKNLQYLELYSNNISGPIPSDLGNLTSLVSLDLYLNSFTGAIPGTLGKLSKLRFLRLNNNSLTGPIPMSLTNISALQVLDLSNNQLSGVVPDNGSFSLFTPISFANNINLCGPVTGRPCPGSPPFSPPPPFVPSPPISSPGGNSVTGAIAGGVAAGAALLFAAPAIAFAWWRRRKPQEFFFDVPAEEDPEVHLGQLKRFSLRELQVATDSFSNKNILGRGGFGKVYKGRLADGSLVAVKRLKEERTPGGELQFQTEVEMISMAVHRNLLRLRGFCMTPTERLLVYPYMANGSVASCLRERPPSQPPLDWPTRKRIALGSARGLSYLHDHCDPKIIHRDVKAANILLDEEFEAVVGDFGLAKLMDYKDTHVTTAVRGTIGHIAPEYLSTGKSSEKTDVFGYGIMLLELITGQRAFDLARLANDDDVMLLDWVKGLLKEKKLEMLVDPDLQNKYVGSEVEQLIQVALLCTQGSPMERPKMSEVVRMLEGDGLAERWDEWQKVEVLRQEVELAPHPNSDWIVDSTENLHAVELSGPR